In the genome of Populus nigra chromosome 19, ddPopNigr1.1, whole genome shotgun sequence, the window TTAACCCTACGCTGCTACACAAGCCTAACCACATGGGATGATGTCACTGCTCTTCTGGTCTTTGACGACTCCCAGGTCCTCTGTAAGTATATGTCTGAAATGCCCTTAAACTCTTTTAAGTTTGGGATACATGTCGTTTGATGCAAAGGAGAAAACCTCTGGCCACAGACGACAAACTATCATAGGCTGACAGGCTACATGTCGTTGACGCGTTCGCATATCCCatagtttttattcatttatttaatcaCATCCcttcatattaattaattttattttttaatggactGTAGATAAGTTTTGACCACAGATCGTATCTCAAGAAGTTTCTAATTTGGATCGAGGTGATGGGTCAACTTGGAAAATCCAATCATATAATCATAGATTATAAACatgtttaactttttaaacagGCCATCGATTTCATAAACTTATATAAAaccaataacaaacaaaaatccaatccaaaatCCAAGAGCAATTTGACTTGATGGAGAGCAAGATACTCGAGATTTGCAGAGCAACGTGACCCGGAGAAGTTTCCGATTTGGTGGTATGGGGTGCGGCAACTCTGGCAGTACCATAGTAAGATTGAatcaaattatagtttttagttTCTATCTACCAATAAAACTTGATATAGACAAAATGACAGACAAGAGTCTCGTTCTTGAACAAGACGAGCATCAGTTTTCAAAGGAAACTGACAGACATGCTCCCTGGTGTTTATTTAAAATGCTGGCACTtgcatttattgtttttgtttaacccaaaaacaaacaaaaatctctACGAGCTACGAAACCCATTTGATTTAGTGCAAAATGTAGACATTAATTAGCATCTCTAAAAGACGGTGTTGGAAGGCAAGTCCACatctctataatttttttcaaccatCTGTTGGCATTTTCGGACCAGTTTCATTCACTATCCATATTAAAAACCAGGAGAATCGTGAGAGTCTCTCTGTCTGTAACTTATAGTCTTGAATTTAAACCCTAACGACATGAGAAGAATTATACCTCGAAGCCATTCAAACCCCTCATGCCAAATCTCTATAACTAATGGAATAGAAAGAATAGGATCTGATTAAAGGAAAATGTTCTCATTGGGGGTTCAACTGGCTAGTGATAATGGGTTTCAAACAATTAACTTAACGTCAGGTTCCATTTTTTAACATCGAATTTCATGCCGAGACTAATGCGTTCTTGACTCCCGTCATACAGGAAGAGCCTCGTGGAACGGTATTATAGAAACCCAGGAAGAGACACATGAAGAAAGTGAAGTTTCCAATAGCAGCTTAGTCAATGCCTATGATGAAAGATAGAACAACCAAAGGCATCTTCTGTTGGTTTTTGAGCTCTCTCATTTCCTGTTGCCTGCGAGTCTGATGACAGATTAAAAATTTTCCTTCCTtcaaaaaaagaggagagaagCTTAAATTGTTATTCATTTCATGTACAGATGTCAGGCTGTGCAATCACTAACACCAAAGTAAACAAATCTGAGCTTCACAGACAAAACCTAGAATCTAAGATCCTAGGGTTTGTCTAACCCCATCAAACACACAAGTTGTTGCTCTGGTGGATATGGCAAACCCACAACCAAAAAGGTCCTTCTAAATACTCCTAAGCCCAAGTGTAactatctaattaaaaaatttatttatttatttattgcacaAAGGAAGGTGAAAAAGAATACGAGGAGCTAACCTGCCACCAGTAAGACTATCATCATTTGTAAAATTACGACAGATATGTTTCAAGTCTAGCTCAAATCTCTCAGGGAGAGAGTATTACCAATCTATCACCAACCAGTGTCCTGATAAAAGGCtatgtacaataaaaaaaacaataggtaGACATCGAAAATCAGATTTGACTTCCAGAATATCCTAGGGTAACAGGCAAGCACTTTGATGCTTAATCCACCAATTATCAATTCCATAGCAAAAAAAAGAGGGTCCGGAGTTAGAGCTGTACAGCAGTATATATGGAGCCTGCAGTCTCTGGGTTCAGTTCCTGTCTACAATCTCTGCTGGCAAGTTCAGATCAAAAAACCCACCACCCTCCTTTTTAGCACGCTTCCGATAAGAGCATCCACTATCATCTGAACTCCCAGAGCCAGAAGGTCTGTCATGTTCTGATGCCCCACCTACAATGCAAATTTGTCAGTgcaccttttaaaaaatacacgaGCCTCAATTAGCTTTCTAACCTTGCATAGTCTTATTGGCACACACGCTATAACCCAAGATCTAATACATAAAAAGAGAGCATACTCTATAAGAACCGCAATGGCTCCCTACTCCACGTTGTAGACAAAGTATAGCAATAACAATACAAGACCTCATTCTGCATGTCACAAGATATGGTTGAATGAATAAAAGGTTTGAGATGTATACTTTCCCAAAATCAAGGATTttgggaaaaagaagaagattgctTATAAATAACTTCTGGCAGCATTATAGTAGCATTATGTGATTCACAAAATTGGACATTCATTTAGAATGGAATaatgcttttcttttcaaagGTATGAACAGTATTTCCATCCTCCAAACAGACAGCCCTTGCAGTTGAAAATctgacaaacaaaaatcaactgaAAGATTTTACAAAACAATAAAGGGcccaactcaaaaaaaaaacagatgcaAAATCACCTGACAATTTACATATAGTAGAATATAGACATGCAATAATTACCTACAACTTCCACATGATTCTAAAGAAGAAAtagatagttaaaattgtttttgatgcAACACTACTGTATGGCTATTAAATGGTGGAcagaaaaaaaagtagtttttcTCCTCTACTAAAATGAAGCGTCATTGTTAGAACAGATTCAAACTCAAATTACCACTTGGTAGATATTCATCTGTAGAACCAAGTTTGGTGTtccaacaagaggaaagttcCGATGCCCTTTCAATGCCCTTCGACTTGTAAGGAGCTATATGATGGGTGCCTAGATGAAGAGAGCCCAACAAATCGCTCTCAATGCATTCATACCTGCAAATCCCTCTGTTAGTTTATGAGTTAcagttttttaaagatattcaAAGCCATTGTAATCAGACTCACATTTTCTGACAGAGGGTATCAATGGTCACAGACAGATTGATGACGCGCATCCTTATATCCATAACTTTATCCTGGCTGAACTGCTGAAAGGGCTCCTCCAGAAACATGGAGAGTTTCTCAACATTCGACTCAAGCTGCTGTTGCTGATCCTCAAatagattcttttttatttcccttTCCTCGTCTGTCATCTCGTCCTTAAAAAACTCTTCACCAAACATGTAAAATGCAAACGGGTACGAATAAGAAAGAACCCGTCTTGATCTGAAAAGTCTGTTGAGTCCATTAGTTACCCAGCTGAAATCTTTGAGTCTCAATTCCCTCTCTTCTGCAACGGACACCTTGTCTAGGATTGATTCCTTCAGTTTACTTTCAAGCTTAAAGGAATCTGTATGAGCCTTGAAGCGGTTATGATAATGCATATATCGATAGAGATCCCGTTTCGCCCTTTCGGTTTGTTTCTCTCGGTCTTCTTTGTAGCGACCACAACTGTGACCTGCTATTCTTGACCAAGTGTGGTCTCTACCAGTAGCTCCACCACACACCCAACTGTGAAAAGGAGAAGGACAAAGTTTTAATGCCAACTTCACTGAAAGATATTATCAAAAGAATAAACATGTTGCAGCAATGCAGTAAATCAGTAAAATGAATCCACAAGAGATTGGTAGTGATGTAGGAAGAACAAGGCAAAAAATAGCTAACACAGCCTTTGGCTGGTTGTCTGGGCTGAACAACCAGAAaatagagattattttttatagtagcAGCACTTTAAATGCTAGCAAAATCACAAGTAAAATCTTTGCCCTTAAAACAACTAAATCTTATCCGTCCAAACTAACACCATATTTATTATGTAAATAAGCTATTCAAAGAAAGACCCTAATTATATGAAAGCTACTGCAGTTGTAGCTCCTGCTTCAGGTAGTCAGCCACACTAAGTCAACCCCAACAATCCCAGCAGAAAATGGGGCAGTCAAGTCATGCTAGACCATTCTGACAGGGCTGTATGAGTATGGAGGCATATTACCATGACTATTATTCAAGAAATGGAGgacaaatttttaaaatccaCAAACCTATGTTACAACCATACGCATCTAATTCCTTTCCTTTTGGTCAAACAAGCATCAAGTTGCAAATTTACACATCAATGAGAGAGAGACAGGAAAGTATGCTGACCAAAATGACTGTCCACAGATGCAGCTAACAAGGTTGCAGCCACCATTTTTCTCGACAGGTTTGTAGCACTTTGGACAAGGCTTTGTATGAACCGTGATCCAGTTAACAGTTTCAGATTCATCGTGGCACTTCTTGCTCCAGCGCTCCCACATTAAGCATGAACAAGGCGAGTGTGCTTCTGATAAGCAACTGAAACAAAACTGCAGACCACATGAACATTCTACCTCGCAAAATTCATCCTCCTCAACTCGTATAGCTTTCCCACAGTGAGGAATGCTCGGACACCATTTGACCATTTTATTGTCCTCAATATACGACTCAAGAAGAAAGCGATCAAATTTCTCTGCCAAATTAGGATGCCTTCTACTAACTAAATTCCTGACAATAGCTTCATCACAAATAGCACTACATCTGTGTGCCATGCACTGGATGCGCCTGCTCTGGccctcatttatttttataatgaagTGTTCTGTCCAGCCTTCAAACAGCAAAATCAGCAAAAGAGATATAGTTAGAAACAAGgtgtttaaaagaaaaggaagctaTGAAGAGGTTAATCATGATTGAAGCATCAGCATTAGGTATATCCCCATATAGTATATCAATACCACCAATACATTCATATATCATCATCAGCTGCTAAAGCTCCAAATATCAGTTCAAAATGGCTCTACAACTGGCAAGCACAATTCAAGGATCTTGAATTGGAATTCAACAGACTTAGGTACAAGTATCTAAAATAAAACTGTAGACAACCATACTAACTTTCACCAACTGATAAAGTCAAAATTAACCATATTTATAGAATTATGCATATCAGAAAAGATATAACCACGGCTGTAAGAAGAAAATCAATCATTAAGAATGGGTGAAGTGCTTACAATTGTTGCAGAAACAATGGCCACATTCCATTCTTGTGGCGTTATCAGCAGATGCATCCTCTATGCATATATCACAAGTTATTGTAGAAGATGAACTCAGTGgcacatcatcatcaacattttcaacCACAGTAACACCTGCTTCAGTAAACAAACACGATTTCCCTTTCTCCACAAGCACTGCAAGTAGCTTTTCAACATCCCATCGATAATGGATCAATAAAGTCCGTGCATGGTGTTCTTTTAGTGATAGCAACTCCATGACTCTCCGCAAATCTTCCCTCTAAATCAACAAATCCCAAATCAAAATATCAACAACGGGAACTATAAAGTACATATACAAGAAGACAGTTCAAAaggttcgatttttttttctcgctTTTAGAAGTATACCTGTGCAGCCAAGAGGGACTCTTTAGTGATCACCTGCAATAAATCAAAAAAGGGTCACCAAATACAGAAACCACAATAAGAACTCAGCAACTATCCACACATAATCTTCGATTTAACAAACGATTCAAGCTCCATAAAGCTACCAATGACCATATTTTACTTCTAACAGATATAACTGCCAACACACAATCTTCAATTTACAGCTTGATTAAGCTACTAATCACCAAATTTTACTTCTTTTAGGGCTTTTTTCCCAAAatggagattaaaaaaaaactaataaaccaAAAAGCTCAACAACTTACGCCAAAACACCCATTAACTCAAAACAATCACCAGCTACACACACAACATTAACAAATTCCTCGTTGAAATACCTCAAATCGccccaattaaataaatcacaaccaaattaaacacaaaacctcgtagataaaacacaaaaaaatcgccaccaaaaacacataaaagttCAATCTTTTTCACGctgaaaatcaaacaaacacaaCAACCACAGAAAACAAGCATACCTTAGTAGTTGAGCCCTTAGGTGGAGCCCACTGTAAAGCAGAATCGTCATTGTCGGCAAGGCCGTCATGCGAGTCACCATCATCGGCGTAATAGTAGTCCTCCTCTTCACTAAATCCATAATCCTCCTCACCCTCCATCTCTAATCAATTACaactaaaattattca includes:
- the LOC133680191 gene encoding probable E3 ubiquitin-protein ligase ARI2 isoform X1, with translation MEGEEDYGFSEEEDYYYADDGDSHDGLADNDDSALQWAPPKGSTTKVITKESLLAAQREDLRRVMELLSLKEHHARTLLIHYRWDVEKLLAVLVEKGKSCLFTEAGVTVVENVDDDVPLSSSSTITCDICIEDASADNATRMECGHCFCNNCWTEHFIIKINEGQSRRIQCMAHRCSAICDEAIVRNLVSRRHPNLAEKFDRFLLESYIEDNKMVKWCPSIPHCGKAIRVEEDEFCEVECSCGLQFCFSCLSEAHSPCSCLMWERWSKKCHDESETVNWITVHTKPCPKCYKPVEKNGGCNLVSCICGQSFCWVCGGATGRDHTWSRIAGHSCGRYKEDREKQTERAKRDLYRYMHYHNRFKAHTDSFKLESKLKESILDKVSVAEERELRLKDFSWVTNGLNRLFRSRRVLSYSYPFAFYMFGEEFFKDEMTDEEREIKKNLFEDQQQQLESNVEKLSMFLEEPFQQFSQDKVMDIRMRVINLSVTIDTLCQKMYECIESDLLGSLHLGTHHIAPYKSKGIERASELSSCWNTKLGSTDEYLPSGGASEHDRPSGSGSSDDSGCSYRKRAKKEGGGFFDLNLPAEIVDRN
- the LOC133680191 gene encoding probable E3 ubiquitin-protein ligase ARI2 isoform X2, which translates into the protein MEGEEDYGFSEEEDYYYADDGDSHDGLADNDDSALQWAPPKGSTTKVITKESLLAAQREDLRRVMELLSLKEHHARTLLIHYRWDVEKLLAVLVEKGKSCLFTEAGVTVVENVDDDVPLSSSSTITCDICIEDASADNATRMECGHCFCNNCWTEHFIIKINEGQSRRIQCMAHRCSAICDEAIVRNLVSRRHPNLAEKFDRFLLESYIEDNKMVKWCPSIPHCGKAIRVEEDEFCEVECSCGLQFCFSCLSEAHSPCSCLMWERWSKKCHDESETVNWITVHTKPCPKCYKPVEKNGGCNLVSCICGQSFCWVCGGATGRDHTWSRIAGHSCGRYKEDREKQTERAKRDLYRYMHYHNRFKAHTDSFKLESKLKESILDKVSVAEERELRLKDFSWVTNGLNRLFRSRRVLSYSYPFAFYMFGEEFFKDEMTDEEREIKKNLFEDQQQQLESNVEKLSMFLEEPFQQFSQDKVMDIRMRVINLSVTIDTLCQKMYECIESDLLGSLHLGTHHIAPYKSKGIERASELSSCWNTKLGSTDEYLPSDFQLQGLSVWRMEILFIPLKRKALFHSK